A genomic region of Cannabis sativa cultivar Pink pepper isolate KNU-18-1 chromosome 1, ASM2916894v1, whole genome shotgun sequence contains the following coding sequences:
- the LOC133035352 gene encoding uncharacterized protein LOC133035352 — protein sequence MTEKENQMDHRFWQRYKRHHLGECRSRVCYQCKNNCPQLQNPEAKKESPMVPARVFALTQADAEVGLSTVTGEISIGGIMFTILIDSGATHSYISSRIIEKLSRPCDIMSSGFCTLLPTREVVISRRWIRSLPVLVEGIELSVDLIELDLEDFDAILGMDWLTKYNATIDFKIKMVTFEPEGEIPFIFMGKVQGSRIPLISALRTRELLREGCMGYPASVLDTTKDTLEGPEKVRVVCEFPDVFPEELLGLPPKREIDFEIELVPGAEPVSKAPCRMAPAKLKEL from the coding sequence ATGACTGAAAAAGAAAACCAGATGGACCACCGGTTTTGGCAGCGTTACAAGAGACATCACTTGGGTGAATGTCGGTCTAGAGTTTGCTACCAATGTAAGAACAACTGTCCACAGCTACAGAATCCCGAAGCTAAGAAAGAGAGTCCTATGGTTCCTGCTAGGGTGTTTGCTTTGACCCAAGCAGATGCTGAAGTTGGCCTTTCGACTGTTACAGGTGAGATATCTATTGGTGGTATTATGTTTactattttgattgattctggtgccacaCATTCATATATTTCTAGTAGAATCATTGAGAAATTGAGTAGGCCATGTGATATCATGTCTAGTGGATTTTGTACCTTGTTACCTACTAGAGAAGTGGTAATCTCCAGGAGGTGGATAAGGTCTCTCCCAGTGTTAGTAGAAGGGATAGAATTGTCAGTGGATCTGATTGAATTAGACTTAGAAGATTTTGAtgcaatcctgggaatggattggTTGACTAAGTACAATGCTACTATAGATTTTAAGATAAAGATGGTGACTTTTGAACCAGAGGGTGAGATCCCATTTATTTTTATGGGAAAGGTgcagggatctcggattccaTTGATATCGGCACTTAGGACCAGGGAATTATTACGAGAAGGATGTATGGGATACCCGGCTAGTGTGTTGGATACCACAAAAGATACACTAGAGGGACCGGAAAAGGTTCGAGTAGTATGTGAATTTCCAGATGTATTCCCGGAAGAGTTACTGGGATTACCACCAAAGAGAGAGATTGACTTCGAAATTGAATTAGTACCTGGGGCTGAGCCAGTTTCTAAGGCTCCATGTAGAATGGCACCGGCAAAATTGAAAGAATTGTAA
- the LOC133035301 gene encoding uncharacterized mitochondrial protein AtMg00860-like — protein MVLHRLREHKLYAKFKKCEFWLSQVSFLGHVVNKDGILVDPVKIEAVRDWPRPKTTTEVRSFLGLAGFQELKKILITAPVLSLPVSDEKFVIYCDASRQGLGCVLMQSGKVIAYAPRKLKAFEQR, from the exons ATGGTATTACATCGTCTccgagaacacaagctttatgcaaaGTTTaagaagtgtgaattctggttgtcccaAGTGAGTTTCTTAGGACACGTGGTAAATAAGGATGGGATTTTGGTAGATCCAGTGAAGATTGAAGCTGTTCGAGATTGGCCACGACCTAAGACAacaactgaagttagaagtttcttaGGGTTGGCTGG CTTTCAAGAATTAAAGAAGATATTGATTACTGCACCAGTTCTAAGCCTGCCAGTcagtgatgaaaagtttgtgatataCTGTGATGCCTCAAGACAAGGTTTGGGTTGTGTGTTAATGCAATCAGGGAAGGTCATTGCCTATGCCCCTAGGAAGTTGAAGGCTTTTGAACAGCGTTAA